The following proteins are co-located in the Streptomyces sp. NBC_00435 genome:
- a CDS encoding DUF2637 domain-containing protein, translating into MKDSPAHAAAPIGFWDRLAIITLGTAGCALSYDALQQMAVAIHVRGFLTYLFPLVVDGFIAYGVRALLVLAEAPLRARLYVWTLFGTATASSIWANALHAVRLNQQAPSPSGLRLGDTVVAILSTLAPLALAGAVHLYILITRHHPTDQTRTNPADQQATSLVRSDTPVARSADAEEGATGPDHPRSSNVQADQEPADHTAHPDARNGAGGQTVVREADQALPSTVSSGIPAADHRPNSGEDFASGEPDPEHGRSAKAAGGVADQALPHPVEEGGPDLAADHVDDAEPVPEHPAAGPEQASEDHGGRGLEDTVDQTSGPFPDPIPLEVLVPIARDAALAGGRMTRRVIGPYLRDQRLTISNERFRELQEVLYEDPALEHLPRPKRRTR; encoded by the coding sequence GTGAAGGACTCCCCCGCGCATGCCGCCGCCCCCATCGGCTTCTGGGACCGCCTCGCCATCATCACCCTCGGCACGGCCGGCTGCGCGCTGTCGTACGACGCCCTCCAGCAGATGGCCGTGGCCATCCACGTCCGCGGATTCCTGACCTACCTGTTTCCGCTGGTAGTCGACGGCTTCATCGCCTACGGCGTACGGGCCCTGCTGGTGCTCGCCGAAGCCCCCCTGCGTGCACGGCTCTACGTGTGGACGCTCTTCGGCACAGCCACCGCATCCAGCATCTGGGCGAACGCACTTCACGCGGTGCGCCTCAACCAGCAGGCCCCCAGTCCCAGCGGCCTGCGCCTGGGCGACACCGTGGTGGCGATCCTGTCCACGCTCGCCCCCCTCGCGCTCGCCGGCGCCGTCCACCTCTACATCCTCATCACGCGGCACCACCCCACGGACCAGACGCGGACCAACCCTGCGGACCAGCAAGCCACTTCGCTGGTCCGGTCCGACACACCCGTCGCCCGGTCCGCCGACGCAGAGGAGGGCGCCACCGGACCAGACCACCCGCGCTCGAGCAACGTTCAGGCGGACCAAGAGCCGGCGGACCACACCGCGCACCCCGATGCGCGCAACGGGGCCGGCGGCCAGACCGTCGTCCGCGAGGCGGACCAAGCCCTGCCCAGCACGGTGAGCAGCGGCATCCCAGCAGCGGACCACCGGCCAAACTCGGGGGAAGACTTCGCCTCCGGCGAGCCCGATCCTGAACACGGCCGTTCCGCCAAAGCCGCAGGTGGTGTCGCGGACCAAGCCCTCCCACACCCCGTCGAGGAGGGCGGACCAGACCTGGCAGCGGACCACGTTGACGATGCGGAACCCGTGCCGGAGCATCCTGCGGCCGGACCAGAACAAGCGTCAGAGGATCACGGAGGCCGGGGGCTCGAAGACACGGTGGACCAGACCAGCGGCCCCTTCCCCGATCCGATCCCCTTGGAAGTGCTCGTCCCGATCGCGCGCGATGCGGCTCTGGCCGGCGGCCGGATGACCCGCAGAGTGATCGGACCGTACCTACGCGACCAGCGCCTCACGATCAGCAACGAGCGGTTCCGGGAGCTGCAAGAGGTCCTCTACGAGGACCCCGCGCTGGAGCATCTGCCTCGACCGAAGCGGCGAACCCGCTGA
- a CDS encoding MobC family plasmid mobilization relaxosome protein has translation MTDPLSDPIHEVNQAHINSTSGRASYRPRHSSPLGKVPWPEPAPGVAGPDQRRGALVREATTEGGSQPEEKQPPRRRQRVAPNSSRKRSPKPPSDKRSHVCSVRLNDDEKTLLSSAAAAAHTTLPAFLARSGMAAAHDLDNTAAAIAGHREMVSELFAARRHLGRVGTNLNQITRAINSGGQPEELDAVLAAVRRAVDRVQAATDHLLDQT, from the coding sequence ATGACCGACCCGCTCTCGGATCCGATCCACGAGGTCAACCAGGCACACATCAACTCGACCTCAGGGCGAGCAAGTTATCGGCCAAGACACTCTTCCCCGTTGGGGAAGGTGCCTTGGCCAGAGCCCGCCCCGGGGGTGGCGGGTCCGGACCAGCGCCGGGGGGCACTGGTCCGGGAGGCAACGACCGAGGGCGGATCGCAGCCGGAGGAGAAGCAACCGCCCCGACGCCGACAGCGCGTCGCACCGAACAGTTCGCGTAAGCGCTCCCCCAAGCCGCCATCCGACAAGCGAAGTCACGTCTGCAGCGTCCGCCTGAACGACGACGAGAAGACCTTGCTGTCGAGCGCCGCAGCAGCAGCCCACACGACCCTGCCCGCCTTCCTCGCCCGCAGCGGCATGGCCGCCGCGCACGACCTCGACAACACCGCCGCCGCCATCGCCGGCCACCGCGAGATGGTCTCGGAGCTGTTCGCCGCCCGTCGGCACCTCGGCCGCGTCGGCACCAACCTCAACCAGATCACCCGCGCCATCAACTCCGGCGGCCAGCCCGAAGAACTGGACGCGGTCCTCGCCGCCGTCCGCCGGGCCGTGGACCGCGTCCAGGCCGCCACCGACCACCTGCTCGACCAGACCTAG
- a CDS encoding relaxase/mobilization nuclease domain-containing protein — protein sequence MIPRIHNRGKRTIGLLAYLYGPGKYEEHTDPHLVASWDDNAPDPGRDPQATLKQLQRLLDQPVQNVDEGSRPAQHVWHLSVRNAPTDRILTDEEWADVARRMVAAAGIDDPDQGAGCRWAAVRHADDHIHIIATLVREDGYKPDLDNDAQRVQDEARRLEAELGLRRLNSGDRTAAQRPTSAERHKAERTGRTRTAREELRETVRRAVAGAANDAEFFDRLGASGLLVVRRVAPSGDLLGYKVALPSDRNKDGEPIFYAGAKLAPDLSLPRIRQRYEGQEAPHETAVGSPQPRPSHARRSATGAVWTALLVIGQDDDGAAAAQIADVGEVLDALAKTSAAHTRRELSDAAFAFERASRSHIRAERQQDRVLRQAARDLVRGGPALGRGEDGAGTAMVIDMLFFLVITAAAWHAKKGHAQQAAAAQQTAEHLRAAYRNAAVAPLSVLRERGRQLTLPLQRRYSSAMREAVPDLAQRVLDEAGWPALAATLAEAEAAGHDVVSLLAEAASRRELDTAESMSDVLVWRLRRLADLPAAAGTDSPAKGTRASTIRSRQSSVPGQGSPRQDRPAPGR from the coding sequence ATGATCCCCAGGATCCACAACCGCGGGAAACGCACCATCGGCCTGCTCGCCTACCTGTACGGGCCGGGCAAGTACGAGGAGCACACCGACCCGCACCTGGTGGCTTCCTGGGACGACAACGCCCCCGACCCCGGCCGCGACCCGCAGGCCACATTGAAGCAGCTCCAGCGCCTCCTCGACCAGCCGGTACAGAACGTTGACGAGGGCAGCCGCCCAGCCCAGCATGTGTGGCACCTGTCGGTCCGCAACGCCCCCACCGACCGGATCCTGACCGACGAGGAGTGGGCGGACGTCGCCCGGCGCATGGTTGCCGCAGCCGGAATCGACGACCCGGACCAAGGGGCGGGATGCCGCTGGGCTGCGGTCCGGCACGCCGACGACCACATCCACATTATCGCCACCCTCGTCCGCGAGGACGGCTACAAACCCGACCTCGACAACGACGCCCAGCGCGTCCAGGACGAAGCCCGCCGCCTGGAAGCCGAACTCGGGCTGCGCCGCCTCAACTCCGGCGACCGCACCGCAGCCCAGCGGCCCACCAGCGCCGAGCGACACAAGGCGGAGCGCACCGGCCGGACCCGTACCGCGCGCGAGGAGCTCCGCGAGACCGTCCGCCGCGCGGTGGCCGGCGCCGCGAACGACGCCGAGTTCTTCGACCGGCTCGGTGCCTCCGGCCTCCTCGTCGTACGCCGCGTCGCACCCAGCGGCGATCTCCTCGGCTACAAGGTCGCCCTGCCCTCGGACCGGAACAAGGACGGCGAACCGATCTTCTACGCCGGCGCGAAGCTGGCTCCCGACCTCTCCCTCCCTCGAATTCGCCAGCGATACGAAGGGCAGGAGGCTCCCCACGAGACCGCGGTCGGCAGCCCGCAGCCTAGGCCGTCGCACGCCCGTCGCTCGGCGACCGGTGCGGTGTGGACTGCACTGCTGGTCATCGGCCAGGACGACGACGGCGCGGCAGCCGCCCAGATCGCCGACGTCGGAGAAGTGCTCGACGCCCTGGCCAAGACCAGCGCCGCCCACACCCGGCGTGAACTCTCCGACGCCGCCTTCGCGTTCGAGCGGGCATCGCGCTCTCATATCCGTGCCGAACGGCAGCAGGACCGTGTCCTGCGTCAGGCAGCCCGCGACCTCGTACGGGGCGGTCCTGCCTTGGGGCGTGGTGAGGACGGCGCCGGCACGGCCATGGTCATAGACATGCTGTTCTTCCTCGTCATCACCGCCGCCGCCTGGCATGCGAAGAAGGGCCACGCCCAGCAGGCCGCGGCGGCTCAGCAGACAGCCGAGCACCTGCGTGCGGCGTACCGCAACGCCGCCGTGGCGCCGCTGAGCGTCCTGCGTGAACGGGGCCGCCAGCTGACCCTGCCTCTCCAGCGCAGATACAGCTCCGCCATGCGCGAGGCGGTCCCGGATCTCGCACAACGGGTGCTCGACGAGGCCGGGTGGCCGGCACTGGCCGCAACGCTCGCCGAGGCCGAGGCAGCCGGCCATGACGTGGTCTCGCTACTGGCCGAGGCCGCCTCGCGCCGCGAGTTGGACACCGCGGAGTCGATGTCCGACGTGCTGGTGTGGCGCCTTCGCCGGTTGGCAGACCTGCCTGCCGCCGCTGGCACGGACTCTCCCGCAAAGGGCACCAGGGCTAGCACCATCCGCTCGCGACAGAGCTCCGTCCCAGGTCAGGGCAGCCCTCGACAGGATCGTCCGGCGCCGGGCCGCTGA
- a CDS encoding DUF317 domain-containing protein translates to MEAPEAPLNAEQPEERPSVDVLWVSPRHLAGDDGELAERVGDELVGAGWPYWVTARRTLFYASPDQLRCAEWVMADPLTTELADLPVAWEISAREDSSRATVNWTAYFTRGVPYEAVATFALAVADRTEPAWGFDGPEAVPEMLVAGGWQGDVDDPNFTLWDDSFTACMTRAPLPDGIHDQDPRPDMPGWQAWSQPEVAGPYLWVAAFSTSTPHELVAAFAAGLVGEAPVPRRVLPASSRARLTIRPSL, encoded by the coding sequence GTGGAAGCCCCGGAGGCGCCCCTGAACGCGGAACAGCCCGAAGAGCGTCCGAGCGTCGACGTGCTCTGGGTCAGCCCGAGACACCTGGCCGGCGACGACGGAGAGCTGGCGGAACGTGTGGGAGACGAGCTCGTCGGCGCCGGATGGCCGTACTGGGTCACAGCACGCCGGACGCTCTTCTACGCGAGCCCCGATCAACTCCGCTGTGCCGAATGGGTCATGGCCGATCCGCTCACCACGGAGCTGGCTGACCTGCCTGTCGCCTGGGAGATCTCCGCACGCGAGGACTCGTCGCGCGCCACCGTGAACTGGACGGCCTACTTCACCCGCGGCGTGCCCTACGAAGCCGTTGCGACCTTCGCCCTCGCCGTTGCGGATCGCACGGAACCCGCGTGGGGTTTCGACGGCCCCGAGGCCGTCCCCGAGATGCTGGTGGCCGGCGGCTGGCAGGGCGACGTGGACGACCCGAACTTCACGCTCTGGGACGATTCCTTCACGGCGTGCATGACCCGGGCGCCGCTTCCTGACGGGATTCATGACCAGGACCCCCGCCCCGATATGCCCGGCTGGCAGGCCTGGTCCCAGCCGGAAGTCGCGGGTCCGTACCTGTGGGTCGCTGCGTTCAGCACTTCCACACCGCATGAGCTGGTCGCGGCCTTCGCGGCAGGCCTGGTCGGCGAGGCGCCCGTTCCGCGCCGCGTCCTGCCGGCGTCTTCCCGGGCACGTCTTACGATCCGGCCTTCCCTCTGA
- a CDS encoding DUF317 domain-containing protein, which produces MTVEIGRPGFSTTIEALPIRTWMLGRGQPSQVIDQFTAEDFHFVVDDRADMHIASKDGRLYLGWFPDGRPGQSDEGWRLAVTGTATVPGYSIGFDVETPAHLVASVVAAVISTSRPA; this is translated from the coding sequence ATGACCGTCGAGATAGGACGCCCCGGCTTCTCCACGACCATCGAGGCCCTGCCGATCCGGACGTGGATGCTCGGACGGGGCCAGCCCTCCCAGGTGATCGACCAGTTCACGGCCGAGGACTTCCACTTCGTGGTGGACGACAGAGCCGACATGCACATCGCCAGTAAGGACGGGCGCCTCTACCTCGGCTGGTTCCCCGACGGCCGACCGGGCCAAAGCGATGAGGGATGGCGGCTGGCCGTCACGGGAACGGCAACCGTGCCCGGCTACAGCATCGGCTTCGACGTCGAAACCCCAGCTCATCTCGTCGCCTCGGTGGTCGCCGCCGTCATCTCCACCTCACGTCCGGCCTGA
- a CDS encoding DUF6087 family protein yields the protein MNDEPLDRWAARRQGRLRAPGELKAVTLGSGPHRAAHMNPDAPRMILEWDGFAWQALMIVDDFAEACRILYPTPQPQQRAQPAPPKQPGRHRKP from the coding sequence ATGAACGACGAACCCCTCGACCGGTGGGCCGCACGCCGCCAAGGGCGCCTGCGTGCACCCGGCGAGCTCAAGGCCGTCACGCTCGGAAGTGGCCCGCATCGCGCGGCCCATATGAACCCCGATGCCCCGCGCATGATCTTGGAGTGGGACGGTTTTGCCTGGCAGGCGCTGATGATCGTGGACGACTTCGCGGAGGCGTGTCGGATCCTCTACCCGACACCCCAGCCGCAGCAGCGTGCGCAGCCGGCACCGCCGAAGCAGCCGGGCCGCCACCGCAAGCCCTGA
- a CDS encoding LexA family protein has translation MYVRGDGRLARRNGHQPAPAPAHPALLRYLGSPFLGDAGALDVRTGGAAAAGTCGSLGACRVKRITPRQWAILEALRDHLAAYGVGLTVRELGERVGLASSSSASHQLHRLEAARLLTRSGREWTTVTLTGAAMKLLAHRPLVGSRRVV, from the coding sequence GTGTACGTACGAGGCGATGGCCGTCTTGCCCGCCGGAACGGGCACCAGCCTGCACCGGCGCCAGCTCATCCGGCTCTCCTGCGCTATCTCGGCTCACCCTTTCTGGGCGATGCCGGGGCGCTCGACGTCCGCACGGGTGGAGCTGCTGCGGCAGGCACGTGCGGATCGTTGGGCGCGTGCCGCGTGAAGCGGATCACGCCCAGACAGTGGGCGATCCTCGAAGCGCTCCGCGATCATCTTGCTGCGTACGGGGTTGGCCTCACGGTGCGGGAGCTCGGGGAGAGGGTTGGGCTGGCCAGCAGTAGCAGTGCTTCGCACCAGCTTCACCGGCTGGAGGCGGCGCGGCTACTGACCCGGAGCGGGAGGGAGTGGACGACGGTGACGTTGACCGGCGCCGCGATGAAGCTGCTCGCCCACCGGCCCTTGGTGGGATCTCGTCGGGTGGTGTAG